The nucleotide sequence GATCAGCTTGAAGTCGTGCTTACCGGACGACATGCCCCTGCCGCCCTGATCGACCGCGCCGAGCTGGTGACACAGATGGAAAAACTTAAACATCCGTACGCTGCCGGGATCCCGGCGCGGCGGGGAATTGAATACTGAGATGGGCAAACTGATCCTGATCACCGGTGGGACGCGTTCGGGAAAGAGCCACTTCGCACAGATGCAGGCGGAAAAGTGCGCGGGAAGACTGCTCTATGTGGCGACCGCCGGGACTCACGACGATGAAATGCGTGAACGGGTGCGATTGCACCAGACCGCGCGCGGGGCACGCTGGGAAACGCTCGAAGAGCCGTATCGGTGGCCGGAGCAGCTCTTGCCAGTGGTCGACAAGCAGGGCGCGGTGCTGGTCGATTGCATCACCCTGTGGCTGAGTAATCTCTTTTTTCGCTACGAAGAAGATGTTGACCGCGTGCGCCACGAAGTGACACGGGGACTGACGTTGCTGAAGCCACTCGATGTCCCGGTTTTGCTGGTGACCAACGAAGTGGGTTCCGGGATCGTCCCGGACAATCGCCTGGCGCGGATCTTTCGTGATCTGGCCGGTGAAGTCAATCAGCAACTGGGCGCGATGGCCGATGAAGCCTGGCTGGTGGTGGCGGGTTTGCCGCTGCGCCTGAAGTAATAAACTCACTGCGGGCAACCGCATTTTTGCACGAGGTGGTCTATGCAACAAATGACTCTGCATACCGCGCTGGACAAGATCAAGGGCGTCTCGGCGGTAAAGCTGGCCGAAATTCAGGCACAAATCAATTGTCAATGTAAACCAAAAGGGTCACTTGGACGGCTGGAAGAGTTCGCGCGCCGTTACGTTGCGATCACCGGCCAGGATACGGTTGGGAAAAAGGTCATTTTCACTTTCGCCGGTGATCACGGGGTGGTTGAAGAAGGGATCAGTGCCTTCCCTAAAGAAGTGACCCCGCAGATGGTTTACACTTTTATTGACGGCGGGGCCGGGATCAATGCGTTGGCCCGCCAGGTCGGTGCCGAAGTCATTGCGGTCGACATGGGGGTTGACCACGAGTTCAAACCCCTCAGCGGCTTGATGATCAAAAAAGTCGCCCCTGGCACCGCCAACTTTACCAAGGGCCCGGCGATGACCCGCCAGCAGGCAATCCAGTGCCTCGAAACCGGGATTGAACTGGCGGTCTTCTGCAAGGAGGCCGGGGTGACGCTGGTCGGTACGGGGGATATGGGGATCGGCAACACCACCTCCTCGGCAGCGATTGTGGCCGCCATTACCGGACTGCCCGTACGCAAGGTGACCGATCGCGGCACCGGAATCAACGACGAGATGTTGGCACATAAAATTGCGGTGATCGAAAAGGGTCTCGAAGTCAATCAGCCCGATGCAAATGATCCGGTCGATGTGCTGGCGAAGGTAGGTGGCTTCGAAATCGGCGGAATTACCGGGCTGGTGATTGGGTGCGCCGCAGTTGGCATTCCGGTGGCGATCGATGGTTTTATCTCGACCGCCGGAGCGCTGCTCGCCTCAGAGCTGCATATGCATGTTCGTGACTACATCTTCGCCGCGCATAAATCGGTTGAAATCGGTCACAGCCATGCCCTCGAACGAATTAAACAAAAACCGATGCTTGACCTGGAGATGCGTCTTGGTGAAGGGACTGGAGCCGCCCTGGCGATGGGGCTGATCGAGGCGTCTTTGAGCGCTTATCGTGACATCAAAACATTTGATCAAGCCGGCGTTACCAAGGGCGGCAACCTGTGAGCAAGAGGGACTGGGACGATTTGCGGTTGGCCGGTGCGTTCCTGACCGTCTTTCCCGTGGCTCGAAATCGAGACGACAAAGAATTCAAGGCCGAAGAACTGGCGCGGAGTATGGCGTTTTTCCCGGCAGTCGGTCTGGTCCTCGGTCTGGCGCTGGTGGTGATCGATTGGGTCCTCGGCGGATTGATCCCGCGTCCGGTTCTCGACTGTCTGTTACTCCTTGGCCTGATTATCATCACCGGAGCGCTGCACCTTGACGGCATCGCCGATCTGATCGATGGCCTGGCCGGGGGACGCGATCGGGCCGACATCCTGCGGATCATGAAGGACAGCCGGGTTGGCGCGATCGGCGCCGTTGGGCTGGTCATGATCTTGCTGCTCAAGTACCTGTCCCTCTTTAACCTGCCGCTGGAAATAAAATCTGCGGCGCTGTTGCTGATGCCTGCCGCCGGGCGCTGGATGCAGGTGGTGATGGCGGTCAATTGCCCCTACATTCGCTCCGAGGGGGGCACCGGCGGGGCATTTGTCGACAACGTCGGCGAACGCGAACTGCTCATTGCCAGCGGCACGCTGGTGCTTGCCACGCTGATTCTGTGCGGTGCCAAAGGGGTGGTATTCTGTTTCCTGGTGGCCGGCTGCGCCTGGGTGCTGATGGCCTACTTTCGGCGGCGACTTGGCGGGGTCACAGGGGATGTACTTGGCGCGGCAACCGAGATCACCGAAGTCTTTGCCCTGATCGCACTGTTGGCGCTGTACTGATGATAGCAACCAGAACCCGCCTCTATCTCGCCCGTCACGGTCAGGTCGAGGGACATCAGCAGAAACGCTATAACGGGCAGAACGACGTCGCACTGACCGCTCTCGGTCGTGAGCAGTCCCAGCGACTCGCGGCGCGGCTGGCAGCTGAACATATCGTTGCCACCTACAGCAGCGATCTCAGTCGCTGCGTCTATGCCGCCCGGCAGATTGCCGCGCCTCACGGCCATGCGCCAGTCAGCGTTTTGCATCTGCGCGAATTGCATATCGGGGAGTGGGAGGGGAAACCGTGGCAGCAGTTGATGACGGAATACCCCGCACAGTGGCAGGCACGGCTTGATGACATCGTCCATTACCCCGCGCCCGGCGGTGAAAGTCTGCACACCATGGCACTGCGGGTGCGTGCGGCGCTGCGGCAAATTATCGAGCGGCACCGGGGGAAAGAGCTGGTCGTGGTCGCCCACGGTGGTGTCAACCGGGCCATTTTGCTCGATGCGCTCGGCGCGCCACTGGAAAAACTGTTTTCGCTCGAACAAGACTACGGTTGCCTTAATATCATCGATTACTATCCCGATGGAATCAGCGTGGTGAAGTTGCTCAATGGCTAACATCCCCGCCCTGGTGATCGCCGCACCGGCCAGCGGCAGCGGCAAGACGACCGTGACCCTCGGTCTGCTGGCGGCGCTCAACCGGCGCGGGCTGACCGTGGCCCCGTTCAAGGTCGGCCCCGACTTTATCGATCCGGGGCATCATGCCCGCGTCTGCGGACGCCCGTCACGCAATCTCGACGGCTGGATGTGCGGCGAGCAGCAGGTGCGCGAGACCTTTGGACGCGGGTGCGAGGGGGCCGATATCGCCCTCATTGAAGGGGTGATGGGGCTGTTCGACGGCGCTGCCGGGGACAGCGAGGTCGGCAGCACGGCGGAGATTGCCAAGTGGCTCAATCTGCCGGTTCTGCTGATCGTCGACGCGCGTTCGCAGGCGCGCAGTGCGGCGGCGCTGGTCAAAGGGTTCGTCGATTTTGATCCGGCGTTGCGCTTTGCCGGTGTTCTGTTCAATCGCGTCGGCAGCACACGGCACGCGCAGCT is from Desulfuromonadaceae bacterium and encodes:
- the cobU gene encoding bifunctional adenosylcobinamide kinase/adenosylcobinamide-phosphate guanylyltransferase, which encodes MGKLILITGGTRSGKSHFAQMQAEKCAGRLLYVATAGTHDDEMRERVRLHQTARGARWETLEEPYRWPEQLLPVVDKQGAVLVDCITLWLSNLFFRYEEDVDRVRHEVTRGLTLLKPLDVPVLLVTNEVGSGIVPDNRLARIFRDLAGEVNQQLGAMADEAWLVVAGLPLRLK
- the cobS gene encoding adenosylcobinamide-GDP ribazoletransferase, giving the protein MSKRDWDDLRLAGAFLTVFPVARNRDDKEFKAEELARSMAFFPAVGLVLGLALVVIDWVLGGLIPRPVLDCLLLLGLIIITGALHLDGIADLIDGLAGGRDRADILRIMKDSRVGAIGAVGLVMILLLKYLSLFNLPLEIKSAALLLMPAAGRWMQVVMAVNCPYIRSEGGTGGAFVDNVGERELLIASGTLVLATLILCGAKGVVFCFLVAGCAWVLMAYFRRRLGGVTGDVLGAATEITEVFALIALLALY
- the cobC gene encoding alpha-ribazole phosphatase codes for the protein MATRTRLYLARHGQVEGHQQKRYNGQNDVALTALGREQSQRLAARLAAEHIVATYSSDLSRCVYAARQIAAPHGHAPVSVLHLRELHIGEWEGKPWQQLMTEYPAQWQARLDDIVHYPAPGGESLHTMALRVRAALRQIIERHRGKELVVVAHGGVNRAILLDALGAPLEKLFSLEQDYGCLNIIDYYPDGISVVKLLNG
- the cobT gene encoding nicotinate-nucleotide--dimethylbenzimidazole phosphoribosyltransferase; translation: MTLHTALDKIKGVSAVKLAEIQAQINCQCKPKGSLGRLEEFARRYVAITGQDTVGKKVIFTFAGDHGVVEEGISAFPKEVTPQMVYTFIDGGAGINALARQVGAEVIAVDMGVDHEFKPLSGLMIKKVAPGTANFTKGPAMTRQQAIQCLETGIELAVFCKEAGVTLVGTGDMGIGNTTSSAAIVAAITGLPVRKVTDRGTGINDEMLAHKIAVIEKGLEVNQPDANDPVDVLAKVGGFEIGGITGLVIGCAAVGIPVAIDGFISTAGALLASELHMHVRDYIFAAHKSVEIGHSHALERIKQKPMLDLEMRLGEGTGAALAMGLIEASLSAYRDIKTFDQAGVTKGGNL